A region from the Rosa rugosa chromosome 6, drRosRugo1.1, whole genome shotgun sequence genome encodes:
- the LOC133717174 gene encoding uncharacterized protein LOC133717174 — MGPIMYWYRIPGSEAGTGYLPVVTENDAMDMLQFVPSRDRVLDVYIVCLSPRRLFVYDWEIDAMDEEVDHSLYFGHFIEDLPLSSLEAEDLDPVGNRADGDAESDEGQRLGEVVGRSGTTNTQTPPSNTDNGPSNTYHGPPRQQRRQPTRRRPTAGINIKEPTDTQGSGPYVQASQSTKDKGKQKVDCGLSNTGKKKAGRPRGNEGCSYAESSDSDDPNWEDFVDSDYELFDEDDELQFQENVDGDPSKEDEFVEMGSDGDISDVASDGSDGFPSYHGSDTDGEDIGPFKVKGKKRFAEWEEFNPKTDMKNPKFKLGMVFADSVVFKKAVRKHAVLTRKELRFVRNERHKVKVICKTSAGCPFWLFASSPGNDTSSLMIKVYRPEHKCSSIEGRVYHCHAPFIADEYMDQFIVDSNWSRDGIQNAVNRDFGMDIGYQMCYRAKNRAARMAQGSIEDQYNLLESYAHELKKRNHGTSIWMQTEIDGEITRFKRIYICFEALKQGWRAGCRPIIGLDGCHLKGAYKGQLLSAVGIDGNNAMYPIAYAIVEQETRDSWTWFLTFLREDLHMYSSMHYSFISDKQKGLEQAIRDLFPHSEHRHCVRHLHNNFKGDGHIGLALKQLLWAVARSNTMSQFNKAMENLQNASFNAWKWCIDRPAVHWSRSHFKDQIKCDILLNNHCESFNKSVLQARKKPILPSLEDIRISLMTRLNNRRNSARRWRCKVGPRVEKIMKKNARWSHEYRALESSENRFEIQGRGVACESGVVSQHCVQLDARSCTCRRWDLSGLPCAHAIAAIYSKGWSPDEFVAEWYTQQKYLEAYEVVLNPIAGVAEWERIERPVAPPLYRRQPGRPKTKRTKEPGEEPPPAGTEVLPKSYYSQIKCGRCGNRGHNKRTCLRRSQVVNQEADPEIAEDNVSEEVAVPNVQPQMAEENPPQLNIPENTELPDEGSNYDNAEHVFSQASSVLQSMVNDNQNVNLNVNVNVTVEQGGDDGNTLLPKKNGNVVPPAAQTEPRNERSTAMPGSSGKRFRRIAGRKTPRKSPRLASKSVSASALTVVPGSKPKLQRALWKP, encoded by the exons ATGGGTCCAATTATGTATTGGTATAGGATCCCAGGAAGTGAGGCTGGCACTGGGTACCTACCCGTAGTGACTGAGAATGATGCTATGGATATGCTCCAATTTGTTCCATCAAGAGATAGGGTTTTGGATGTCTACATTGTGTGTCTTTCTCCAAGAAGGCTGTTTGTTTATGATTGGGAGATAGATGCAATGGATGAAGAAGTCGATCACTCGCTATACTTTGGGCATTTCATTGAAGATCTCCCTTTGTCTTCACTTGAAGCAGAGGACCTGGACCCAGTTGGAAACAGGGCTGATGGTGATGCAGAGAGTGATGAAGGCCAAAGGCTGGGCGAAGTAGTTGGAAGAAGTGGGACAACCAATACCCAAACTCCTCCAAGCAACACAGATAATGGCCCAAGCAATACATATCATGGGCCACCTAGGCAACAAAGAAGGCAGCCAACAAGGAGAAGGCCTACTGCTGGGATTAACATTAAGGAGCCTACTGACACTCAAGGTTCTGGACCTTATGTTCAAGCTTCTCAGTCTACCAAGGATAAAGGGAAGCAAAAAGTTGATTGTGGGCTAAGCAATACAGGAAAGAAAAAAGCTGGAAGACCCAGAGGCAACGAAGGATGTTCATATGCTGAGAGCTCAGACTCAGATGATCCCAACTGGGAGGATTTTGTCGACAGCGATTATGAACTgtttgatgaggatgatgaatTGCAATTTCAAGAAAATGTTGATGGTGATCCAAGTAAGGAggatgagtttgttgagatggGCTCTGATGGTGACATAAGTGATGTAGCTTCAGATGGATCTGATGGATTTCCAAGCTATCATGGTTCTGACACTGATGGTGAGGATATTGGGCCTTTCAAGGTGAAGGGTAAGAAGAGGTTTGCAGAGTGGGAGGAGTTTAACCCAAAGACTGACATGAAGAATCCAAAATTCAAGCTTGGAATGGTGTTCGCAGACTCTGTTGTGTTTAAGAAGGCAGTTAGGAAACATGCTGTGTTGACAAGGAAAGAGCTTCGATTTGTAAGAAATGAAAGGCATAAGGTCAAGGTCATCTGCAAAACCTCAGCTGGCTGTCCATTTTGGCTTTTTGCTAGCAGTCCAGGCAATGACACATCCTCCTTGATGATCAAAGTTTACAGGCCAGAGCACAAGTGTAGTTCTATTGAGGGGAGAGTGTATCACTGCCATGCACCCTTCATTGCAGATGAATACATGGATCAATTCATTGTGGACTCAAACTGGTCAAGAGATGGCATCCAGAACGCAGTCAATCGGGATTTCGGCATGGACATTGGTTATCAGATGTGCTACAGGGCTAAGAACAGGGCTGCAAGGATGGCTCAAGGTTCCATTGAAGATCAGTATAACCTACTTGAGAGTTATGCACACGAGCTGAAAAAGAGAAATCATGGGACTTCTATATGGATGCAGACAGAGATCGATGGTGAGATTACAAGGTTCAAGAGAATTTATATATGTTTTGAAGCATTGAAGCAAGGATGGAGGGCTGGGTGTAGACCCATAATAGGGCTTGACGGGTGTCATCTGAAGGGGGCATACAAGGGCCAATTGTTATCTGCTGTTGGCATTGATGGCAACAATGCCATGTACCCTATAGCCTATGCCATTGTGGAGCAGGAAACAAGGGATTCCTGGACATGGTTCCTTACATTTCTAAGAGAGGACTTACACATGTATTCATCAATGCACTATTCGTTTATTTCAGACAAGCAAAAAGGCTTAGAGCAAGCGATCAGGGATTTGTTCCCCCATTCAGAGCACAGGCATTGTGTAAGACATTTACACAACAATTTTAAGGGAGATGGCCATATTGGTTTGGCATTGAAGCAGCTTCTGTGGGCTGTGGCCAGGTCAAATACTATGAGTCAGTTTAACAAGGCAATGGAAAACCTTCAAAATGCATCATTCAATGCATGGAAGTGGTGTATTGATAGGCCAGCAGTACATTGGTCAAGGTCACATTTCAAGGACCAAATCAAGTGTGACATTCTTCTGAACAACCACTGCGAGTCCTTCAACAAAAGTGTGCTTCAGGCAAGGAAAAAGCCAATACTGCCTTCTTTGGAAGATATAAGGATTTCATTGATGACGAGGTTAAATAATAGAAGGAACTCTGCAAGAAGATGGAGATGCAAAGTGGGACCTCGAGTTGAGAAGATAATGAAGAAAAATGCAAGATGGAGTCATGAATACAGAGCACTTGAGTCAAGTGAGAATCGATTTGAAATACAAGGAAGAGGTGTGGCCTGTGAAAGTGGAGTTGTTAGTCAGCATTGTGTGCAGCTAGATGCAAGGTCTTGTACATGCAGAAGATGGGATCTATCTGGTCTCCCTTGTGCCCATGCAATTGCTGCTATATATAGCAAAGGATGGAGCCCTGATGAGTTTGTTGCTGAATGGTATACACAACAGAAATATCTTGAGGCATATGAGGTGGTTTTAAATCCCATAGCTGGTGTTGCTGAATGGGAAAGGATAGAGAGGCCAGTTGCACCTCCACTGTATAGGAGGCAACCGGGAAGGCCAAAAACCAAGAGGACCAAAGAACCAG GTGAGGAACCACCACCTGCTGGGACTGAAGTGCTGCCGAAGAGCTACTATTCTCAAATTAAATGTGGAAGATGTGGGAATAGAGGGCACAACAAGAGGACTTGTTTAAGAAGAAGCCAG GTTGTGAACCAAGAAGCTGACCCTGAAATTGCAGAGGATAATGTTTCTGAGGAAGTTGCAGTTCCTAATGTTCAACCACAGATGGCTGAAGAAAACCCACCTCAACTCAACATTCCAGAAAATACAGAACTGCCAGATGAAGGATCAAATTATGATAATGCAGAGCATGTGTTTTCTCAAGCATCATCAGTTCTGCAAAGCATGGTGAATGACAATCAGAATGTCAATCTCaatgtgaatgtgaatgtgacTGTTGAGCAAGGAGGTGATGATGGGAATACTCTGCTTCCTAAAAAAAATGGCAATGTGGTGCCGCCAGCTGCACAG ACTGAACCAAGGAATGAGAGATCAACAGCCATGCCTGGTAGCTCGGGAAAGAGATTCAGGAGGATTGCAGGGAGAAAGACACCTAGGAAATCACCCAGACTTGCTTCAAAATCTGTTTCTGCATCTGCATTGACAGTTGTTCCGGGTTCAAAACCCAAACTCCAAAGGGCCTTGTGGAAGCCCTAA
- the LOC133714281 gene encoding phenylacetaldehyde reductase-like — translation MSGERKVVCVTGASGFIASWLVKLLLQRGYVVKATVRDPNNPKKTEHLLSLEGAKERLHLFKADLLEEGSFDLVVDGCEGVFHTASPVLFSSISDPQAELIDPAVKGTLNVLRSCGKFPTIKRVVLTSSMAAVIVNGRPLTSNVVVDETWFSDPLLCQELKEWYFLSKTLAEEAAWKFAKENGIDMVTINPSYVMGPPLQPTLNLSVEMVLDLKKDVNGVAIANYTSTDVRDVASAHIQAFEVPSASGRYCLVANVTPIHEALKILKELHPSLCPPEICEHDTPSAPEFQISQEKAKSLGVSFLPLEVSLRDTVECLKEKGFLKP, via the exons ATGAGTGGAGAAAGGAAGGTTGTGTGTGTTACAGGAGCTTCTGGTTTCATAGCTTCATGGCTGGTGAAGCTCTTGTTACAGCGAGGTTATGTCGTCAAAGCCACCGTTCGTGACCCAA ATAATCCGAAGAAAACAGAACACTTGCTCTCACTTGAGGGAGCAAAGGAAaggcttcatttgttcaaagcagACTTGTTAGAAGAGGGGTCTTTTGACCTTGTAGTTGATGGATGTGAAGGTGTTTTCCACACAGCATCTCCGGTACTATTTTCATCGATCAGCGACCCACAG GCAGAACTGATTGATCCTGCAGTAAAGGGAACGCTTAATGTTCTTAGATCGTGCGGGAAATTTCCAACAATCAAGAGGGTAGTTTTAACATCTTCCATGGCGGCAGTTATAGTCAATGGAAGACCATTAACCTCTAATGTGGTAGTTGATGAAACATGGTTTTCTGATCCACTTCTTTGTCAGGAGTTGAAG GAATGGTATTTTCTTTCGAAAACTTTAGCAGAGGAGGCTGCTTGGAAATTTGCGAAAGAAAACGGGATTGACATGGTGACCATAAATCCCTCGTATGTGATGGGTCCGCCCTTGCAGCCAACTCTTAATTTGAGTGTGGAGATGGTTCTGGATCTCAAGAAGG ATGTCAACGGAGTAGCAATTGCCAATTATACATCTACTGatgttagagatgttgcctCTGCACATATTCAAGCATTTGAAGTTCCTTCAGCCAGTGGAAGATATTGTTTAGTTGCAAATGTCACCCCTATTCACGAGGCTCTGAAGATTTTAAAGGAACTTCATCCTAGTTTGTGCCCACCTGAAAT ATGCGAGCATGATACCCCTTCTGCCCCAGAGTTTCAAATATCCCAGGAAAAAGCAAAAAGTTTGGGAGTTAGTTTCCTTCCGTTGGAAGTAAGTCTCAGGGACACTGTTGAATGCCTGAAGGAGAAGGGCTTCCTCAAGCCTTGA